Proteins found in one Alphaproteobacteria bacterium genomic segment:
- a CDS encoding ATP-binding protein, translating to MDGLNRDRQPSAAGAETRRPWSLKAVLPNSLLGRSLLILVIPLILLQVVSAFIFFDRPWDTVTRRLADGLAGEIALLVAMAEDDSSAAAMAEIASRAGHLRMTVGLQRDAILPNAAADPPSARFAQLFDDALANRVRRPVRFQVLAESNEIHIQVQLTAGILEIDTTRERLFSGTTTVFLLWMVGTSLVLFAIATVFMRNQVRPIRRLALAADAFGKGRDSGPFHVAGAQEVRQAATAFVRMRERIARQLHQRTDMLTGVSHDMRTPLTRMRLQLAMLPDKEVAHGLEADVAEMETMLQSYLDFARGEGGEATREVDLRQHLEEVVAGFRRAGEARIRIDAPDDLRLPVRPQALARCLGNLVGNAVRHADQVLITARRVANGVEIRIDDDGPGIPPDKRELAFRPFLRFDPSRNVDTGGAGLGLAIARDIARGHGGDVHLEDSPLGGLGAVVQLPE from the coding sequence GTGGACGGACTGAACCGCGACCGGCAACCGTCAGCGGCGGGGGCCGAGACCCGGCGGCCCTGGTCGCTGAAAGCCGTATTACCGAACAGCCTGCTCGGCCGTTCGCTGCTGATCCTGGTGATTCCCCTGATTCTGCTGCAGGTGGTATCGGCCTTTATTTTCTTCGACCGGCCGTGGGACACCGTCACCCGCCGCCTGGCCGACGGTCTGGCCGGCGAGATCGCCTTGCTGGTGGCCATGGCGGAAGACGACTCTTCCGCCGCCGCTATGGCCGAAATCGCCAGCCGGGCCGGGCATTTGCGCATGACGGTGGGCCTGCAACGCGATGCCATTCTGCCTAATGCGGCGGCCGATCCACCGTCGGCACGCTTCGCCCAGTTGTTTGACGACGCGCTGGCCAACCGGGTCCGGCGGCCGGTGCGCTTTCAGGTGCTGGCCGAAAGCAATGAGATTCATATTCAGGTGCAGTTGACCGCCGGGATCCTGGAAATCGACACCACCCGCGAACGCCTGTTCAGCGGTACCACCACGGTCTTTCTTTTGTGGATGGTGGGCACCTCGCTGGTGCTGTTCGCCATCGCCACCGTATTCATGCGCAACCAGGTGCGGCCGATCCGTCGGTTGGCGCTGGCCGCCGACGCGTTCGGCAAGGGGCGGGACAGCGGACCGTTCCATGTTGCCGGCGCGCAGGAGGTGCGCCAGGCGGCAACCGCCTTTGTCCGCATGCGGGAACGCATCGCCCGCCAACTCCATCAGCGCACAGACATGTTGACCGGCGTATCGCACGACATGCGCACACCGCTGACACGCATGCGGCTGCAACTGGCTATGCTGCCGGATAAGGAGGTCGCCCACGGCCTTGAGGCCGATGTGGCGGAAATGGAAACCATGCTGCAGAGCTATCTGGATTTTGCCAGGGGCGAAGGCGGCGAGGCCACTCGCGAGGTCGACCTGCGCCAGCACCTGGAAGAGGTGGTGGCCGGATTCCGCCGGGCGGGTGAGGCCCGGATCCGGATCGATGCGCCGGACGATCTGCGGCTGCCGGTGCGGCCACAGGCACTGGCCCGCTGCCTTGGCAATCTGGTGGGCAATGCCGTGCGGCATGCCGACCAGGTGCTGATTACCGCGCGCCGCGTCGCCAACGGCGTGGAGATCCGCATCGATGACGATGGCCCGGGGATTCCGCCCGACAAGCGGGAACTGGCCTTTCGGCCGTTCCTGCGGTTCGATCCTTCCCGCAACGTGGATACCGGCGGCGCCGGGCTGGGCCTGGCCATTGCCCGTGATATTGCGCGCGGCCACGGTGGCGACGTGCATCTGGAGGACAGCCCGCTGGGCGGGCTGGGCGCCGTGGTGCAGTTACCCGAATAA
- a CDS encoding tRNA-binding protein gives MTDTPDAPDAAGAPVKPTLRPAPVTIDDFLRLDIRVGTIVAVDPFPQARQPAWRLEIDFGPAIGRRRSSARLTALYGREDLLDRQVAAVVNLPPRRIGPFDSEVLVLGFPDDGGRVVLISPERPVPDGGRLY, from the coding sequence ATGACGGATACGCCAGACGCACCGGATGCAGCGGGCGCTCCGGTTAAGCCAACTCTCCGGCCCGCGCCGGTCACTATCGACGATTTTCTGCGTCTGGATATCCGTGTCGGTACGATTGTGGCGGTGGATCCGTTTCCCCAGGCGCGGCAACCGGCGTGGCGGCTGGAGATTGATTTCGGACCGGCCATCGGCCGCCGCCGCTCGTCCGCCCGGCTGACGGCGCTTTACGGGCGCGAGGATCTGCTGGACCGTCAGGTGGCGGCCGTGGTGAATCTGCCGCCACGCCGTATCGGCCCTTTTGACAGTGAGGTTCTGGTGCTGGGCTTTCCCGATGACGGGGGCCGCGTGGTCCTGATTAGCCCGGAGCGGCCCGTGCCTGATGGCGGTCGACTGTACTGA
- the proC gene encoding pyrroline-5-carboxylate reductase: protein MSLSPDGAVLLVGGGRMGGALAAGWLARGMAPAEVSIIEPDDKVAAALVARLSVRRIREVSAWPDARPPAVVLFAIKPQTMDAVVPDYRRFVGPDTLFLSIAAGRTLGGLTALLAPADAPLRLVRAMPNTPAAVGRGMTVLCAGAGLDTAGRDLATGLMAAVGDTAWVADESLMDAVTAVSGSGPAYVFLLAEALAEAGIAAGLDADLARRLARQTVTGAGELMYRAEETPADLRAAVTSPGGTTAAALQVLMGPDGWQDALTRAVAAATQRSRQLAG from the coding sequence ATGTCCTTGTCGCCCGACGGCGCCGTGCTGCTGGTGGGTGGCGGCCGCATGGGTGGGGCGCTGGCCGCTGGCTGGCTGGCCCGCGGCATGGCGCCAGCCGAGGTCAGCATCATCGAACCCGACGACAAGGTTGCCGCGGCGCTGGTTGCCCGCCTGTCGGTCCGTCGCATCAGGGAGGTGTCGGCGTGGCCCGACGCCCGCCCGCCGGCGGTCGTCCTGTTCGCGATCAAGCCACAGACCATGGATGCGGTGGTGCCTGACTACCGACGCTTTGTCGGGCCGGACACCTTGTTCCTGTCCATCGCCGCCGGCCGCACGCTGGGTGGTCTCACTGCGCTTCTGGCGCCGGCCGATGCGCCGCTGCGCCTGGTGCGGGCCATGCCCAACACGCCCGCCGCGGTAGGTCGCGGCATGACCGTGCTGTGCGCCGGCGCCGGGCTGGATACGGCCGGCCGTGACCTGGCGACGGGGCTGATGGCGGCGGTGGGGGATACCGCCTGGGTGGCGGACGAATCCCTGATGGATGCGGTGACCGCCGTCAGCGGCAGTGGACCGGCCTATGTTTTTCTACTGGCGGAGGCGCTGGCCGAAGCCGGCATCGCCGCCGGCCTGGATGCGGACCTGGCCCGCCGGCTGGCGCGGCAGACCGTCACCGGGGCGGGAGAGCTGATGTATCGGGCTGAAGAGACGCCGGCCGACCTGCGCGCCGCGGTGACCAGCCCCGGCGGCACCACGGCGGCGGCGCTGCAGGTGTTGATGGGACCTGATGGCTGGCAGGACGCGCTGACCCGGGCGGTGGCGGCGGCGACCCAGCGGTCGCGGCAGTTGGCCGGCTGA
- a CDS encoding YbjN domain-containing protein — translation MATGMEFVESAANPLDVVEEIVSANGWPFDRATSQELYAEMTGDWCGYRLCFTWTAEMHVLHVACTFDMKVPATRRTEVNSLLALANERLWLGHFEVDSDDGVPAFRHAILLRGMSGPRVEQLEDLVDIAVTTSERFYPAFQYVIWGGHGAEESIAAAVLETVGEA, via the coding sequence ATGGCGACCGGCATGGAATTCGTGGAGTCCGCTGCCAACCCCCTGGATGTGGTGGAAGAGATCGTCAGCGCCAATGGCTGGCCCTTTGATCGCGCCACGTCGCAGGAACTGTATGCGGAGATGACCGGTGACTGGTGCGGCTATCGTCTGTGCTTCACCTGGACCGCTGAAATGCATGTTCTGCACGTTGCCTGCACCTTCGATATGAAGGTGCCGGCGACGCGCCGTACAGAGGTCAACAGCCTGCTGGCCCTGGCCAACGAACGACTCTGGCTCGGCCATTTCGAGGTGGATTCCGACGATGGTGTGCCGGCCTTTCGTCACGCCATTCTGCTGCGTGGCATGTCCGGCCCGCGCGTCGAACAGCTCGAGGATCTGGTGGACATCGCCGTCACGACCAGCGAGCGGTTCTACCCCGCCTTTCAATACGTGATCTGGGGTGGCCATGGCGCTGAGGAGTCTATCGCCGCCGCTGTCCTGGAGACCGTAGGCGAGGCCTGA
- a CDS encoding accessory factor UbiK family protein, translated as MQSEKKILDDLARMANAVLGTVMGAREELSVQIRQRIERVLTELDLVPRDEFDAARDMAARARTENEALAARIAALEAAMKAAGMAVSKAPARSAGAAVTKGKRATAQRSPAKAPTAKRKTARKSKTKVKAGSKTGSRSAAAKSTRKAASKTAPRAGRRTAGRG; from the coding sequence ATGCAGAGCGAGAAGAAAATCCTGGATGACCTGGCCCGAATGGCCAATGCCGTGTTGGGCACGGTCATGGGCGCGCGCGAAGAATTGAGCGTACAGATTCGCCAGCGCATAGAACGCGTCCTCACCGAGCTTGATCTGGTGCCGCGTGACGAGTTCGATGCCGCCCGTGACATGGCGGCCCGCGCCCGCACCGAGAACGAGGCCCTGGCCGCCCGCATTGCCGCGCTGGAAGCCGCCATGAAGGCTGCCGGCATGGCGGTCAGCAAGGCTCCGGCCCGCAGCGCTGGCGCGGCCGTGACCAAAGGCAAGAGGGCCACGGCGCAGAGGAGCCCGGCAAAGGCCCCCACGGCGAAGCGGAAGACCGCGCGAAAAAGCAAGACCAAGGTCAAAGCCGGGTCGAAAACGGGCAGTCGGTCGGCGGCGGCCAAGTCCACCCGCAAGGCCGCGTCAAAGACCGCGCCGCGCGCCGGACGACGCACCGCAGGGCGCGGTTAA
- the lgt gene encoding prolipoprotein diacylglyceryl transferase, giving the protein MLAIAFPAIDPVLVEFGPFAIRWYALAYVAGLLLGWRYARWMLREARHAITPVQVDDFLMWALIGVVLGGRLGYVLFYQPGFYLAEPLRILFVWQGGMSFHGGAVGVVVALWLFARKRHIPVLPLADAIAAAAPIGLFFGRIANFVNGELFGRLSDAPWAVVFPGGGPWPRHPSQIYEALLEGAFLFAVLYVLLRHTPLGRRPGAVTGVFVAGYGVTRFVAEMFREPDAHIGFLAAGATMGQVLSLPMIVGGVALIAWAVRRRQTPAGTTGRS; this is encoded by the coding sequence ATGCTCGCCATCGCATTTCCGGCCATTGATCCTGTCCTGGTGGAGTTCGGCCCCTTCGCCATCCGTTGGTATGCCCTGGCCTATGTTGCGGGCCTGTTGCTGGGATGGCGCTATGCGCGCTGGATGCTGCGCGAAGCCCGTCACGCCATAACGCCCGTCCAGGTCGACGATTTCCTGATGTGGGCCCTGATCGGCGTGGTGCTGGGCGGTCGGCTCGGCTATGTCCTGTTCTATCAGCCAGGGTTCTACCTGGCCGAGCCACTGCGGATCCTGTTCGTCTGGCAAGGTGGCATGTCGTTCCATGGGGGCGCCGTCGGGGTTGTGGTGGCGCTGTGGCTGTTCGCCCGTAAACGACACATTCCCGTGCTGCCTCTGGCCGATGCCATCGCCGCCGCCGCCCCCATCGGTCTGTTCTTCGGACGCATCGCCAATTTCGTCAATGGCGAATTGTTCGGCCGACTGAGCGATGCGCCATGGGCCGTGGTTTTTCCCGGTGGCGGACCATGGCCACGCCATCCGAGCCAGATCTACGAGGCGCTGCTGGAAGGCGCGTTTCTGTTCGCTGTGCTCTATGTGCTTCTTCGCCACACCCCGCTGGGCCGCCGCCCGGGCGCGGTGACCGGCGTGTTTGTTGCCGGCTATGGCGTGACGCGGTTTGTCGCCGAGATGTTCCGCGAGCCGGACGCCCATATCGGCTTCCTCGCCGCTGGCGCCACCATGGGTCAGGTGCTGTCTCTGCCGATGATTGTGGGCGGCGTCGCGCTGATCGCCTGGGCCGTGCGACGGCGACAGACCCCGGCCGGCACAACCGGCCGGTCCTGA
- a CDS encoding SAM-dependent methyltransferase, translating to MSATAPPVPDDEPISRAPTPLAAILARRIARDGPMTLADYMAVCLGHSEYGYYRRNEPFGAAGDFITAPDISQMFGELIGLWCLEMWNRMGRPDPVLLVELGPGRATLLVDALRATRRARHWHAALRLHLVESSQSLRARQADALADGTPVWHSDVSTLPDGPMILLANEFFDALPVRQLVRRDDGGSGWSEMLVALDGAGRLVCAPAARESLLAGTLTERQRALPVGSIVEVPVAGSALVAHIAQRLTDPAGGGVALLVDYGYGEDERDGESSGAALGATLSAIRRHRHEPILARPGEADLSAHVDFSALARAAAAAGAQTWGPQSQGRFLNQLGIEERARQLAQAAPAQVAATIGAAARLTAAGQMGDLFKVLAIAGPGLAVPPGFDT from the coding sequence GTGTCCGCCACCGCGCCGCCCGTGCCGGACGACGAGCCGATCAGTAGGGCGCCGACGCCGCTTGCCGCTATCCTGGCGCGGCGCATAGCCCGCGACGGGCCCATGACCCTGGCCGACTATATGGCGGTGTGTCTGGGCCATTCCGAGTACGGCTATTACCGCCGCAACGAACCCTTCGGGGCGGCCGGCGACTTCATCACGGCGCCGGACATAAGCCAGATGTTCGGCGAGCTGATCGGTCTTTGGTGTCTTGAGATGTGGAACCGCATGGGCCGGCCCGACCCGGTCCTGCTGGTGGAGCTGGGCCCCGGCCGCGCCACCCTGTTGGTGGACGCGTTGCGCGCCACACGCCGGGCGCGGCACTGGCACGCGGCCCTTCGTCTCCATCTGGTGGAAAGCAGCCAGTCCCTGCGGGCCCGCCAGGCTGACGCCTTGGCCGACGGGACGCCGGTCTGGCACAGCGATGTTTCCACACTGCCTGACGGGCCGATGATCCTCCTGGCCAATGAGTTCTTCGACGCCCTGCCGGTTCGCCAACTGGTCCGTCGCGACGATGGCGGGTCGGGCTGGTCGGAGATGCTGGTGGCGCTCGATGGCGCCGGCCGGCTGGTCTGTGCCCCGGCGGCGCGCGAATCCCTTCTTGCCGGCACCCTAACAGAGCGGCAGCGGGCATTGCCGGTCGGCAGTATTGTTGAGGTGCCGGTGGCCGGCAGCGCCCTGGTGGCGCATATCGCCCAGCGTCTGACCGACCCTGCTGGCGGCGGCGTAGCGCTGCTTGTCGACTACGGCTATGGCGAAGATGAACGGGACGGCGAATCATCCGGCGCCGCCTTGGGCGCCACCTTGTCGGCCATACGCCGGCACCGTCATGAGCCGATTCTGGCCCGACCTGGCGAAGCCGATCTGTCGGCGCATGTGGATTTTTCGGCGCTGGCCCGTGCCGCCGCGGCGGCCGGCGCGCAGACCTGGGGACCACAGAGCCAGGGCCGCTTCCTCAACCAGCTCGGCATTGAAGAGCGGGCCCGCCAACTGGCGCAGGCGGCACCGGCGCAGGTCGCGGCCACTATCGGCGCCGCGGCACGCTTGACCGCCGCCGGCCAAATGGGCGACCTGTTCAAAGTCCTGGCAATAGCCGGACCGGGCCTGGCGGTGCCGCCCGGCTTCGACACCTGA
- the pgeF gene encoding peptidoglycan editing factor PgeF, which yields MSETGPTPLTAPALARVAGVRHGFFTRHGGASRGLYASLNCGPGSRDAPDDVQENRRRVAHSLAVAPDHLLTLYQIHSCEVISVDRPWPAAGPPRADGLVTRQPGLALGVLAADCGPILLADGDARVIGACHAGWRGALGGIAEATVAAMVRAGARHERIIAVVGPCIGPDSYEVGPEFPAPFLARQADAAAFFRPARRAGHWLFDLPGYLCQRLSALGLAAVSATGNDTCADEHRFFSYRRGRLAGEPDYGRLLSAIALADE from the coding sequence GTGAGCGAAACCGGCCCCACCCCCCTGACCGCACCGGCCCTGGCGCGCGTGGCCGGGGTGCGTCATGGCTTCTTCACGCGGCACGGCGGCGCCTCGCGCGGTCTTTATGCCTCGCTCAACTGCGGGCCGGGATCACGGGACGCGCCCGATGATGTGCAGGAGAACCGCCGCCGCGTCGCCCATAGTCTTGCCGTCGCCCCGGACCATCTTCTGACCCTCTACCAGATACACAGCTGCGAGGTGATTAGCGTCGACCGGCCATGGCCCGCGGCCGGCCCGCCACGCGCCGACGGCCTGGTCACCCGGCAGCCCGGCCTGGCGCTGGGTGTGCTGGCCGCCGACTGCGGACCGATCCTTCTGGCGGATGGAGACGCCCGGGTCATCGGCGCCTGCCATGCCGGCTGGCGGGGCGCTCTTGGCGGCATCGCCGAAGCGACCGTCGCCGCCATGGTCCGCGCCGGCGCCCGCCACGAGCGCATTATCGCTGTGGTCGGCCCGTGCATCGGCCCTGACAGTTACGAAGTCGGCCCGGAATTCCCCGCGCCCTTCCTCGCCCGCCAGGCCGATGCGGCGGCTTTCTTCCGCCCGGCCCGACGGGCGGGTCACTGGCTGTTCGATCTGCCGGGCTATCTCTGCCAGCGCCTGTCGGCACTCGGCCTGGCGGCGGTCAGCGCAACCGGCAACGACACCTGCGCCGACGAGCATCGGTTTTTCAGCTACCGGCGCGGCAGGCTGGCCGGCGAGCCGGACTATGGCCGCCTGCTGTCGGCCATCGCCCTCGCCGACGAATGA
- a CDS encoding ribose-phosphate pyrophosphokinase — translation MKILTCNSNRPLAEAIAAYLGVPLTKASVRRFSDLEVFVEVQENVRGQDMFTMQSTSFPANDHLMELLVTIDALKRGSARRITAVLPYYGYGRQDRKTGPRTPISAKLVANLLTVAGAHRVLTLDLHAGQIQGFFDIPVDNLYAQPVFLKDIHDRHNGDNLVIVSPDVGGVVRARGMAERLDADLAIIDKRRPQAGESQVMNIIGDVAGRRCILVDDIVDSAGTLCNAAVALHSAGATAVSAYITHGVLSGDAVSRVTGSPLEELVITDSIMASPAVRDVSKIRQLTVAPLLGEAIQRISDESSVSSLFD, via the coding sequence ATGAAGATCCTGACCTGTAACAGCAACCGGCCCCTTGCCGAGGCGATTGCGGCTTATCTCGGTGTCCCGCTGACCAAGGCAAGCGTGCGCCGGTTTTCCGACCTCGAGGTGTTTGTCGAGGTGCAGGAAAATGTGCGGGGACAGGATATGTTCACCATGCAATCCACGTCGTTCCCGGCCAACGACCATCTGATGGAGCTGTTGGTCACCATCGACGCCCTCAAGCGCGGTTCGGCGCGCCGCATCACGGCCGTCCTGCCCTATTACGGCTATGGCCGCCAGGATCGGAAAACCGGTCCGCGCACCCCCATATCCGCCAAACTGGTGGCCAATCTGCTGACTGTTGCCGGGGCCCATCGGGTGCTGACCCTCGACCTTCATGCCGGCCAGATTCAAGGCTTTTTTGATATCCCGGTGGACAACCTCTATGCCCAGCCAGTCTTCCTGAAAGACATCCACGACCGCCACAATGGTGACAATCTGGTCATCGTTTCGCCCGACGTCGGCGGTGTAGTGCGCGCCCGGGGCATGGCAGAACGGCTTGACGCCGACCTCGCCATCATCGACAAGCGTCGCCCGCAGGCCGGTGAAAGCCAGGTCATGAACATCATCGGTGATGTCGCGGGCCGCCGCTGTATTCTGGTGGATGATATTGTCGATTCCGCCGGCACCCTGTGCAATGCCGCCGTAGCGCTGCATAGCGCAGGCGCCACGGCGGTTTCCGCCTATATCACCCATGGCGTCCTGAGCGGGGACGCGGTAAGTCGTGTCACGGGCTCGCCCCTGGAAGAGCTGGTGATTACCGACAGCATCATGGCCTCGCCGGCGGTGCGGGATGTTTCGAAGATCCGTCAGTTGACGGTCGCCCCCCTGCTGGGCGAGGCGATCCAGCGGATCAGTGATGAGAGCTCGGTGTCGAGCCTGTTTGACTAA
- a CDS encoding 50S ribosomal protein L25/general stress protein Ctc, producing the protein MAELVGLAAEPRERTGKGGARAVRRGGRVPAIVYGDNKLVENISLDSVALFKAMHQPGFFSTLFEISLGAQKVQVVPRDVQLDPVNDQPIHADFLRVGANTRITVQVPVHFINEDESIGLTRGGVLNIVRHEVAIVASAGNLPHELVIDLAGLDIGDSVHISSVTLPEGARPEITDRDFTIATIAAPTVMREEAEEGEGADEGEDAEDKTDGDDKDSESDD; encoded by the coding sequence ATGGCAGAACTAGTGGGTCTCGCGGCAGAGCCGCGTGAGCGCACCGGAAAGGGCGGCGCCAGAGCCGTCCGTAGAGGCGGACGCGTGCCAGCCATCGTCTATGGTGACAACAAGCTGGTAGAGAATATCTCCCTGGACTCGGTTGCGCTGTTCAAGGCGATGCATCAGCCGGGATTCTTCTCGACCCTGTTCGAGATCAGCCTGGGCGCCCAGAAGGTGCAGGTTGTGCCGCGCGATGTGCAACTTGATCCGGTCAATGATCAGCCCATTCATGCGGATTTCCTGCGGGTCGGCGCGAACACCCGGATTACCGTCCAGGTGCCGGTCCACTTCATCAATGAAGATGAGTCCATTGGCCTGACCCGTGGTGGCGTTCTCAACATTGTCCGGCACGAGGTCGCCATTGTGGCGTCGGCCGGCAATCTGCCGCACGAGCTGGTCATAGATCTGGCCGGCCTAGACATCGGCGACAGCGTCCATATCAGCAGCGTCACCTTGCCGGAAGGCGCGCGGCCGGAGATCACCGACCGCGATTTCACCATCGCCACCATTGCCGCCCCGACCGTGATGCGCGAAGAGGCGGAAGAGGGTGAAGGCGCGGACGAGGGTGAAGACGCCGAGGACAAGACCGACGGTGACGACAAGGACTCCGAATCCGACGACTAG
- the pth gene encoding aminoacyl-tRNA hydrolase: MRLIVGLGNPGPEHAGDRHNIGFMAVDVIARRHGLGPFRKRFDGETAEGRIGDHRILLLKPTTYMNLSGNAVVKALAFYRLEATDVIVIHDELDLRPGKVRVKRNGGAAGHNGLRNIDSHIGRDYLRVRLGIGHPGEREAVLSYVLRSFSRADLDWLAPLLDEAADALPLLLDGDENAYMTRLAQNAPPPAPLAGNGEDPNDGI; the protein is encoded by the coding sequence ATGCGTCTTATCGTCGGACTGGGTAACCCCGGGCCCGAGCACGCCGGCGACCGCCACAACATCGGCTTCATGGCTGTGGACGTCATTGCCCGGCGGCATGGCCTGGGGCCATTTCGCAAGCGCTTCGACGGAGAGACGGCGGAAGGTCGCATCGGCGACCATCGCATCCTTCTTCTCAAGCCAACAACCTACATGAACCTGTCCGGCAACGCCGTGGTGAAGGCCCTCGCCTTCTACAGGCTGGAGGCGACAGACGTGATCGTCATTCATGACGAGCTGGACCTGCGGCCGGGCAAGGTACGGGTCAAACGCAACGGCGGCGCGGCCGGCCACAACGGACTGCGCAATATCGATTCCCACATCGGCCGCGACTATCTGCGGGTTCGCCTGGGGATCGGGCATCCGGGCGAGAGGGAGGCGGTTCTGTCATATGTGTTGCGCTCTTTCTCCCGTGCCGACCTGGACTGGCTGGCGCCGCTGCTGGACGAGGCAGCGGACGCCCTGCCCTTGCTGCTGGACGGCGATGAGAACGCCTACATGACGCGGCTGGCCCAGAACGCGCCGCCGCCAGCGCCGCTGGCCGGCAACGGCGAGGATCCGAACGATGGGATTTAA
- the ychF gene encoding redox-regulated ATPase YchF, with amino-acid sequence MGFNCGIVGLPNVGKSTLFNALTETARAEAANYPFCTVEPNTGRVTVPEPRLEKIAALAKSARIVPTFLEFVDIAGLVRGASRGEGLGNQFLGHIREVDAIAHVLRCFDDDNVTHVEGGVDPVRDAEIVNTELMLADLASLERRRDGLVRRVRSGEREAREEMAMCDAAMALLQDGRPARALDLDEDGRAVLARLQLVTAKPVLYVCNVDEASAADGNALSTRVAEYAATEGAASVVVSAAIEAEIAQLADSEERAAFLAELGLTETGLARVVRAGYDLLDLITFFTAGPKESRAWTIHRGARAPQAAGAIHNDFERGFIRAETIAFDDYIACGGEQGARDAGKLRQEGKDYVVSDGDVMLFRFNV; translated from the coding sequence ATGGGATTTAATTGCGGCATTGTCGGGCTGCCCAATGTGGGCAAGTCAACGCTGTTCAATGCGCTGACCGAAACGGCGCGGGCGGAAGCGGCCAACTATCCCTTCTGCACGGTGGAGCCCAATACCGGCCGCGTCACCGTGCCCGAGCCGCGGCTCGAAAAAATCGCCGCTCTCGCAAAATCGGCGCGGATCGTGCCCACGTTTCTGGAGTTCGTCGATATTGCCGGACTGGTGCGTGGCGCCAGCCGCGGTGAGGGCCTCGGCAATCAGTTCCTCGGGCATATCCGCGAGGTGGATGCCATCGCTCATGTGCTGCGCTGTTTCGACGACGATAATGTCACCCATGTGGAGGGCGGCGTTGACCCGGTGCGCGATGCGGAGATCGTCAATACCGAACTGATGCTGGCCGATCTGGCCAGCCTGGAACGACGGCGCGACGGGCTCGTGCGGCGGGTGCGCAGCGGGGAGCGGGAGGCGCGTGAGGAGATGGCCATGTGCGATGCGGCCATGGCGTTGTTGCAGGACGGCCGCCCGGCCCGCGCGCTTGATCTGGACGAGGATGGCCGCGCCGTGCTGGCCAGATTGCAGTTGGTGACCGCCAAACCGGTTCTCTATGTCTGCAATGTAGACGAGGCGTCAGCCGCCGACGGCAATGCCCTGTCGACCAGAGTCGCAGAGTATGCGGCAACGGAGGGTGCCGCCTCCGTGGTCGTCTCGGCGGCCATTGAAGCGGAGATCGCGCAGCTTGCCGACAGCGAGGAACGCGCCGCCTTCCTGGCCGAACTGGGCCTTACGGAAACCGGACTCGCCCGGGTTGTCCGTGCCGGCTATGACCTGCTGGACCTGATTACTTTCTTTACCGCCGGCCCTAAAGAGTCCCGCGCCTGGACCATCCACCGCGGCGCCCGCGCACCGCAAGCGGCCGGCGCCATACACAACGATTTCGAGCGCGGCTTTATCCGGGCCGAAACCATCGCCTTTGATGACTATATCGCCTGCGGTGGCGAGCAGGGCGCGCGCGATGCTGGCAAACTGCGGCAGGAAGGCAAGGACTATGTAGTGAGCGACGGCGATGTCATGCTGTTCCGCTTCAATGTCTGA
- a CDS encoding dienelactone hydrolase family protein produces the protein MGEWIELKAADGHTFAAWRAKPTGAPKGAIVVVQEVFGVNSHIREVADGFAADGYLAIAPALFDRAERGVELGYDGADMDKARSLMRAVPTDQALADTQAAVNEAAAGGKVGVVGYCWGGTLAWLAATRLSGVAAAVGYYGGGVADARDEQPGCPVMLHFGALDSGIPLEGVRQVAAAHPHVPVHIYDKAGHGFGCDHRASYHAESAALARQRTVAFFDETLSV, from the coding sequence ATGGGTGAGTGGATCGAGCTGAAAGCGGCCGACGGCCACACTTTTGCAGCATGGCGCGCCAAGCCAACCGGTGCGCCCAAAGGCGCGATCGTGGTGGTGCAGGAGGTCTTCGGCGTTAACAGCCATATCCGCGAAGTGGCGGACGGCTTTGCCGCCGACGGTTATCTGGCCATAGCACCCGCCCTGTTCGACCGGGCCGAGCGCGGCGTCGAGCTTGGCTATGACGGTGCCGACATGGACAAGGCGCGCAGCCTGATGCGAGCGGTGCCGACTGACCAGGCCCTGGCCGACACTCAGGCCGCCGTCAACGAAGCGGCGGCCGGCGGCAAAGTGGGCGTTGTCGGCTATTGCTGGGGTGGAACGCTTGCCTGGCTGGCGGCGACCCGCCTGTCAGGGGTGGCTGCGGCGGTCGGCTACTACGGTGGCGGGGTCGCCGATGCCAGAGACGAACAGCCCGGCTGCCCGGTCATGCTGCATTTCGGCGCTCTGGACAGCGGCATCCCGCTGGAGGGCGTCCGTCAGGTCGCCGCCGCCCATCCGCACGTGCCGGTCCATATTTACGACAAAGCCGGCCACGGCTTCGGTTGTGACCACCGGGCCAGCTATCATGCGGAGTCGGCGGCGTTGGCCCGCCAGCGCACGGTCGCGTTTTTCGACGAGACGCTCTCCGTCTAA